A region from the Caldalkalibacillus thermarum genome encodes:
- a CDS encoding thioredoxin family protein, with protein sequence MVAQHLIVNQGFPSVPDISAKQLEQKIAKGDTFGVIYYSPECQVCQLMGQELQNFRDVYRDIPIYAVDVTKTGNFFGGQMAKPKLEYYIGGELHYVMEGFNSSDQLKKIMDSLDL encoded by the coding sequence TTGGTTGCTCAGCATTTGATTGTAAATCAGGGTTTTCCTTCTGTCCCCGATATTTCGGCCAAACAACTGGAACAGAAAATAGCAAAAGGAGACACTTTTGGGGTTATCTATTATTCGCCGGAATGTCAGGTCTGTCAGTTGATGGGACAGGAGTTGCAAAATTTTCGAGATGTCTATAGAGACATCCCAATTTACGCCGTTGATGTTACGAAAACAGGAAATTTCTTCGGTGGACAAATGGCCAAACCAAAACTGGAATATTACATAGGGGGTGAGCTTCATTATGTGATGGAAGGCTTCAACAGCAGTGACCAACTGAAAAAAATTATGGATTCACTTGATCTGTAA